In Alicyclobacillus vulcanalis, the following are encoded in one genomic region:
- the cimA gene encoding citramalate synthase, with protein sequence MNYVYLLDTTLRDGTQGEGVSLTVADKIKIAQKLDDLGVAYIEGGFPGANPKDEEFFQMAKSLRLKHAKLTAFGSTRRPGVRVEDDAGVQAVLLASTPTVAIVGKAWDFHVTEALRVSLEENIAMIRDTVQHLKRHGREVIFDAEHFFDGFKRNRAYALATVRAAWEAGVDWVALCDTNGGTLPHDIRDIVAQVIQEVPVRVGIHTHNDCELAVANSLAAVQAGARMVHGTINGIGERCGNANLASIIPNLELKLGYQCLPSRDHLRQLTPVARYVGELCNLVAHSYQPFVGHSAFAHKGGIHVSAIQRDPETYEHIPPELVGNERRVLLSELSGVSNVVAQAEAFGIPVEGREKELRQLLERIKQMEHIGYQFEGAEASQELLFRRMLHDFKPPFHVLAVRVDTDVQRQGEATSQAIVKLEVDGEIVHTVSEGNGPVNALDAVLRKALASHRPEIRRMHLTDYKVRVLDEKDATAAKVRVLIESTDGDHVWRTVGVSENVIAASWEALVDSIQYYLALLAPSRSLVEA encoded by the coding sequence ATGAACTACGTGTACCTTCTGGACACCACGTTGCGCGATGGCACCCAGGGCGAGGGTGTCAGCCTCACGGTCGCCGACAAAATCAAAATTGCACAGAAGTTGGACGATCTCGGCGTCGCCTACATCGAGGGCGGTTTCCCGGGCGCCAATCCGAAAGACGAAGAGTTCTTCCAGATGGCGAAGTCGTTGCGGCTCAAGCACGCCAAACTGACCGCGTTCGGGTCCACCCGCCGCCCCGGGGTTCGCGTCGAGGACGACGCGGGGGTGCAGGCGGTCCTGTTGGCGTCCACACCTACAGTCGCGATCGTCGGCAAGGCGTGGGACTTCCATGTGACGGAGGCCCTCCGCGTCTCCCTGGAGGAGAACATCGCGATGATCCGCGATACCGTGCAGCATTTGAAGCGGCACGGCCGCGAAGTGATCTTCGACGCCGAGCACTTCTTCGACGGCTTCAAGCGCAATCGCGCCTACGCCCTGGCCACGGTGCGCGCGGCATGGGAGGCGGGCGTGGACTGGGTGGCGCTCTGCGACACGAACGGCGGCACGTTGCCGCACGACATCCGCGATATCGTCGCACAGGTCATCCAGGAGGTCCCGGTGCGGGTCGGCATCCACACGCATAACGATTGCGAACTGGCCGTGGCCAACAGCCTTGCCGCGGTTCAGGCGGGCGCTCGCATGGTTCACGGCACCATCAACGGGATCGGCGAGCGCTGCGGCAACGCCAACTTGGCGTCCATCATCCCCAATCTCGAGTTGAAGCTGGGCTATCAGTGCCTGCCCTCGCGCGATCACCTGCGGCAGCTGACGCCGGTCGCCCGCTACGTCGGGGAACTGTGCAATCTGGTCGCACACAGCTACCAGCCGTTTGTCGGGCACAGCGCGTTTGCGCACAAGGGCGGCATCCACGTGAGCGCGATTCAGCGCGATCCCGAGACCTACGAACACATTCCTCCAGAGCTCGTGGGCAACGAGCGCCGCGTGTTGCTCTCTGAGCTGTCGGGCGTCTCCAACGTGGTGGCGCAGGCCGAGGCGTTTGGCATTCCCGTCGAGGGCCGGGAGAAGGAGCTCAGGCAACTGCTCGAGCGAATCAAGCAGATGGAGCACATCGGCTATCAGTTCGAGGGCGCCGAGGCCTCCCAGGAGCTCCTCTTTCGCCGGATGTTGCACGACTTCAAGCCGCCGTTCCATGTGCTCGCCGTCCGCGTCGACACCGATGTCCAACGCCAAGGCGAGGCGACGTCGCAAGCCATCGTGAAGCTCGAGGTCGACGGCGAGATCGTGCACACCGTGTCGGAGGGCAACGGACCTGTCAACGCGCTTGACGCCGTCTTGCGCAAGGCGCTGGCGTCTCATCGCCCCGAGATCCGCCGCATGCACCTCACGGACTACAAGGTGCGCGTGCTCGACGAGAAGGACGCGACGGCGGCCAAGGTGCGCGTGCTCATCGAATCCACGGATGGCGATCACGTCTGGCGCACGGTGGGCGT